GGGCTTGGCCCGGGGAATCAAGTTTACTAATAGGTTGACCTTAAAATAGAGAGATTATCCCAGATTATCTGGCGGCGCCCAATGTAATCCCATGAgcccttaaaaacagaaaaggacagCAGAAGAGAGACGCAGCCGAAGGGGCAGTCGGAGAGACGGAAAAGCATGAGAACTCCATTCACCATCAGTGGCTTTGAAGGAGGCCACACGCTGGGAAATGCGGGTGGCCGACAATGTCCCCGCTGACAGCTAGCGAAGACAGGGGAGCCTCAGTCCCACAACTCCACGGGAACAAATTCTGCCAACAAGCCTAATGAGCTCGGAAGCAGATTCACCActggagcttccagaagggaatgccGCCCTGGCGACGCCGATTTGGGCCTCGTGAGACTCCAGCAGAGAACCAGCTGAGCCGTGCTACGCCCCGACTTCTGACTTACAGAAACTGAGAGATGATAAATAGGCATTTTTCAAGCTGCTAAGTTTGCGGCAATTTCTTACAACAGCATTGGAAACGAATGACTAATAAATACATGAGCTATCTGAGGACAGACCACACCCAGGCCCAGGAGTGGACGGCACAGGGCCCGGGGTGCTGACAGTGACAGGGCAGGCCCCGGGTGTCGGCTCCACACTGCTCCgaggagaggggggaagggaacCCCCGGATCTGGGGCAGGAGTGTCACGGTCACCAGCAGGGCCAAATGATTCAGTCACTCAACCAGCATTTCTCGAGCCCGTGCTATGACCTAAGCATTGGCCAGGTGTCTGGACCTCAAATCTCAAGAGGGAAAGGATGGCCAACAAACCCAAGCCAGTGAAATGAGTCCTGTGACAGAACAAAGTCCCTGATACTGCGCGAGGTCAGAGGAGGGTCACCAGCCCCCCAGGGGTCGACAAATTTTCCCAAGGCCTGAAGCTGTCTTGGCTCTTGGTgatcaggaaggaaagaggttGGGTAGGGGTGGGCCACCCTGAGAAGAGAACAGCAAGGCTACGGAATGCAGGGATCATGTGCGGCACATTCCAGAAGGACAGGGGGTGTGGTAGACCACAGGAAAGGGACTTGGCCAGGTGGGCCAGGGCAAGCTCAGGAGGGCCCTGAGGTCAAAAAGGGAAGTTGGACTGAGGATGCTAAGCAGGGGGGAgcccgtgggggggggggagacacaTCTCAGGACTCCATTCACCCTGACTCAGGGGATAGGCAGGACTGAGCTGGACTAGAGCACCCGGGCACTCTCTGTAAATGAAAGAACGTACCCTTCACTTTGTGCACCGGCCTCACAGGTGCCTAGGTCAGCAGTACCTGGCACAGAACAAACAATCCAGGTTAGCTTTCAAGGTTAACATAAAGACAAGGGCAAGCCCCTGAGAGACTGACCACATCAGGGAAAATAGCAGGGGTGTCCTGAGCGCCCAGGAAAGCCAGCTGAGGGGACAGCAGGCGGCAGCCCTCCACCTGCGGCTTTGGCACAGAGCTGGAAGCAGGCCCCGAGGACCAGCAGGAATGGGGTGGCAGCAGCGACACATCGCCCCGTGACTGGCCTCCTCAGAACTCCCTTCCTGGACGTGAACCAGGCACTTGTCCTAAAGGAGGAGCTCTAGAGATGGAAAAACTCACTCCAAACTCCTGTCTTCGCCACAGAGCTGGCTGCAGATGCCCTGAGGTCATCTAGCTACAGGGAGGAGGACGGGGAGGCTTTCTGACTGCTCTAACAGGGTCCAGGGGACGTGGCTCGGCAAGCCCTCCTCTTCTCAGGCTTTATACTCCCCGGTGTGGTCATATTAATAGCTCACATTTCTTTAAATGCAACGTGCTTTCCATGTATTGATTCATCTGATCATGTTTTTCTTAGCCCATTTCAGAGGTGGACGGGTGGGTACAaaggttttgaattttaaattgttttaaccAGCAAATCCCTTCttgaaaggaaatagtaaaagaaGCACCAACATGAAAAACAGAGTAGAGCAACTCTGGATGGGACAGAGGCTAGAGCCCCATTAGCTAACATCCCCCCACATGACTCTGGAGGGGTTCTTTAGAAACCAGGGGCCTTGAAGACACATCGAGGTGGCCTGGCACGGCTCACCTGGTTGGGAGTCCCGTCCCCAGGACCACCGAATTGCCCCTAGCTGAGGTGGGGGCTGGTGAAGTCGTAGGGAGATCTCTGAGGGCTACGACTGTCCACATCACACCATGTTTCATGAGCATCCCGTTAATGCTGACCTGGAAAGGCCAGCTCCTGCATCTGGACCGTGGCCCCTACGTCTCTCTGGAAGCCCTTCCTTGTTACCCCGCAGAGACCCTGACTGACGCTAAGCACGTTCCTCTGATGGCCTTCCCCTCAGAGCCCAGTACTTGAGCGTTCGCATGTGGTGGGACTGCATGGGACAGGTGGGGATCTGAAAGACAGGAAGGACGAGCAACCCAGGCTCTGCTGGGCAGGGGATgagtggagaagagagggaggagtaCTCCAGGGTCTGTCAAGTGGGCAAGAGAGAGGGGAGTGCTCCAAATCACAGACCTGCTAGAACATGGCTGGCCCTTGGAAAACACTGAACAgcccaggaaactgaggccgagaCAGACCAGGGTGAATCTGCTGAGGTCTCTCAGCTGGTGGGTGGCAGAGCCTAGCCTAGAACCCAAATTTCTTGACCTCCCTGGTCCAGGGCCCTTTTTCCAACATCGCTCTGTGAGAATCAGATTTAGGCTGCGCCAAACGAGTAAAACTGAGGATTCGGGACTACAAATCGAGAGCCCTGAATCTGAGTTTCATTCTGCTCCAAACCTACCAGGTGACCTGGGGCAGAAGCACCTGCTCCAGGGGACTTTGCCTGGGGACCCCAAAGGGGTCGAACACCCTCCCCAGCACCAGCCCTCCACCTCTGGGGTGAATGGGGCGGTATGAGGTCACCGCCGCCTAGGCACTGCGCCTCGACCATTCCACGGGCAGCCTGAGAACTGCCATTGCCCGTCCAGGCGGAGTCCAGCCCTGGAAGTCGTCCGTTCAGGGAAAGCCCCTCACCCCATCCCGCGCGGGCCTCCGCCGTCGTCCGTCGTCGGCGTCGGCTCAGGGTAAACCCACCGCCTCGGTACAGACACAGCAGGAGCACTCACGTCTCCACACAGGCACGCCCCGCCCTGCGCGCTCGCGGTTACCCGCACCCAGCCCCTCGCTCCCAAACTCCCACACCCGCCCGGCCACCCGCCTTCGCTCGTGCCCACGCCGTTGCCTCTTGGCGCTGCCGGCGCCGGACCTCACGACGGTGCCCCAGCCCCGGGGTCGGTTGCCGGCGAGGGGGAGGCCCCCCGGCggaccccgcccccgccccgcccagtcCCCCGGGCTACGTGACCGCGCGCGCACGTGTTCCGGCCCTTCGGCGCCGCGGGTCGGATCCTCCTCCCGGTCCGTCCCGGCCCCCGCCCTCTTAGACCTGCGGCAGGCCGGGCGGGGAGGCGGCGGGCCCGGGAAGCGGCGGAGACGCGGCGCCCGCCGAGTCGGGCGGAGCAGCGGCCCCGGTGGGCTGGCGGCGGCTTCGCCATGAACCCCAGGGGCCTGTTCCAGGACTTCAACCCGAGTAAGTTCCTCATCTACgcctgcctgctgctcttctcGGTGCTGCTGCCCCTCCGCCTGGACGGCATCATCCAGTGGAGCTACTGGGCCGTCTTCGCCCCCATATGGCTGTGGAAGCTGCTGGTCATCGCCGGCGCCTCCGTGGGCGCGGGCGTTTGGGCCCGCAACCCCCGATACCGCACCGAGGGGGAGGCCTGCGTGGAGTTCAAAGCCATGTTGATCGCCGTGGCCATCCACTTGCTGCTGCTCATGTTCGAAGTCCTGGTCTGCGACAGGGTGGAGAGGGGGACCCACTTCTGGCTGCTGGTCTTCATGCCACTTTTCTTCGTATCCCCAGTGTCCGTGGCCGCCTGCGTCTGGGGCTTCCGACACGATAGGTCGCTAGAGCTGGAGATCCTGTGCTCTGTCAACATCCTGCAGTTCATCTTCATCGCCCTGAGGCTGGACAGGATTATCCACTGGCCGTGGCTAGTGGTGTTCGTGCCCCTGTGGATTCTCATGTCGTTCCTCTGCCTAGTCGTCCTCTATAACATCGTCTGGTCCCTCCTGTTCCTGCGCTCCTTGGATGTGGTTGCGGAACAGCGGAGGACACACGTGACCATGGCCATCAGCTGGATAACGATTGTCGTGCCCTTGCTCACTTTTGAGGTTCTGCTAGTTCACAGATTAGATGGCCACAACACGTTCTCTTACATCGCCATATTTGTCCCCCTTTGGCTTTCGTTGATAACTTTAATGGCCACGACATTTAGGCGAAAAGGAGGCAATCATTGGTGGTTTGGTATTCGCAGAGATTTCTGTCAGTTTCTGCttgaaattttcccatttttaagagAATATGGGAACATTTCCTATGATCTACAGCACGAAGACAGTGAAGATGCTGAAGAAACATCAGTTCCGGATGCTCCGAAAATTGCTCCGATGTTTGGAAAGAAGGCCAGGGTAGTCataacccagagtcctgggaaatATGTTCCCCCGCCTCCCAAGTTAAATATTGATATGCCGGATTAAACCCCTGGAGAGCGCCTCTCTGTGGATCGGGAACCATATACACACGCAAAATCCACCTTACTTTTGCCTCTTTGCTCATCCATCCCAAACTTGGAACTGAAAATAGGCTCCAAACACCGTCATCTCATGCCTTGTTTGAGATTGATGCCTGTCGGTCGCTCATCAGTACGCACCATAGACGTAGGGGGTTATTTTAATCTATGGCTCTGCgtgtgcacgcatgcgtgtggtgtgtgtgtgtgtgtgtgtgtgtgtgtgtggtgtatacgTGGGACAACTTGCATTCCAGGCTGGTGCTTTAGAAGCTCGCTTGGGAGCAGTCAGTTGAATAGTAGGTCCTCAAATGAAATAAACagctgggtctttttttttttttttttagtggtacTATGCCTGTTGAAAGTattgtttaaaagtatttttatacacTGCTAGTCTAAAGTTGTATTTCAGATTGTACCTGTTGTGACATAATAGCAAATGTAAAGAATTCTCTTTCCCACCACTTGTTTATAAGCCTTAGAGTTCTTATTTTTAGTGTTCCTACtgttaaaatagtttttctttggGCTTTGCTGATACTGGTCTTTAATATCATAAAAGGTGAATTTTTCTAATGAAATGAATCCATgcatatatgatatttatatgaatattttagcAACGTATTATGTTGAATTCTAGTTCTGTGCATTACAATGTATTAcgttacagtatttttttaagtttatatatatgtgaAGATACACGTCTATTGCAGCTGTCCTTAAAGATTGCTTAAAACATTAGTATGTACCCAGTATAAGATTTTGTCAAAGTATCAGG
This window of the Ailuropoda melanoleuca isolate Jingjing chromosome 2, ASM200744v2, whole genome shotgun sequence genome carries:
- the TMEM185B gene encoding transmembrane protein 185B, with the protein product MNPRGLFQDFNPSKFLIYACLLLFSVLLPLRLDGIIQWSYWAVFAPIWLWKLLVIAGASVGAGVWARNPRYRTEGEACVEFKAMLIAVAIHLLLLMFEVLVCDRVERGTHFWLLVFMPLFFVSPVSVAACVWGFRHDRSLELEILCSVNILQFIFIALRLDRIIHWPWLVVFVPLWILMSFLCLVVLYNIVWSLLFLRSLDVVAEQRRTHVTMAISWITIVVPLLTFEVLLVHRLDGHNTFSYIAIFVPLWLSLITLMATTFRRKGGNHWWFGIRRDFCQFLLEIFPFLREYGNISYDLQHEDSEDAEETSVPDAPKIAPMFGKKARVVITQSPGKYVPPPPKLNIDMPD